In Calonectris borealis chromosome 22, bCalBor7.hap1.2, whole genome shotgun sequence, one genomic interval encodes:
- the LOC142091742 gene encoding feather keratin Cos2-3-like, whose translation MSCYDQCLPCRPCGPTPLANSCNEPCVRQCQNSTVVIEPSPVVVTLPGPILSSYPQNTIVGSSTSAAVGSILSCDGVPISSGCCDLSGISSRYYGRRCPPC comes from the coding sequence ATGTCCTGCTACGACCAATGCCTGCCATGCCGGCCCTGCGGCccaaccccgctggccaacagctgcaatgagccctgtgtcaggcagtgccagaactccaccgtcgtcatcgagccctcccccgtggtggtgaccctgcctggccccatcctcagctcctacccacagaacaccattgtgggatcctccacctctgctgctgttggcagcatcctcagctgtgatggagtgcccatctcctctgggtgctgtgacctctctggcatttccagccgctactatGGCAGAAGGTGTCCCCCCTGCTAA
- the LOC142092090 gene encoding feather keratin Cos1-1/Cos1-3/Cos2-1-like: MIKASPTPHSLTHFSCLLLRGNQVHLRPRNMSCYNQCQPCLPCQPCGPTPLANSCNEPCVRQCQNSTVVIEPSPVVVTLPGPILSSYPQNTIVGSSTSAAVGSILSCDGVPISSGCCDLSCITSRYCGSRCPPC; encoded by the exons ATGataaaagccagcccaactcCTCACTCGCTCACccacttctcttgcctccttctccgtgggaaccag gtgcacctcaggCCCCGcaacatgtcctgctacaaccagtgccagccgtgcctgccctgccagccctgtggcccaaccccgctggccaacagctgcaatgagccctgtgtcaggcagtgccagaactccaccgtcGTCATCGAGCCCtctcccgtggtggtgaccctgcccggccccatcctcagctcctacccacagaacaccattgtgggatcctccacctccgctgctgttggcagcatcctcagctgtgatggagtgcccatctcctctgggtgctgtgacctctcctgcattaccagccgctactgtggcagCAGATGCCCTCCCTGCTAA
- the LOC142092093 gene encoding feather keratin Cos2-3-like, which produces MSCYNPCLPCRPCGPTPLANSCNEPCVRQCQNSTVVIEPPPVVVTLPGPILSSYPQNTVVGSSTSAAVGSILSCDGVPITSGCCDLSGISSRYCGRRCLPC; this is translated from the coding sequence atgtcctgctacaacccgtgcctgccATGCCGGCCCTGcggcccgaccccgctggccaacagctgcaatgagccctgtgtcaggcagtgccagaactccactgtCGTCATCGAGCCCCCTcctgtggtggtgaccctgcccggccccatcctcagctcctacccgcagaacacTGTTGTGGggtcctccacctccgctgctgttggcagcatcctcagctgtgatggagtgcccatcacctctgggtgctgtgacctctctggcatttccagccgctactgtggcagAAGGTGCCTTCCCTGCTAA
- the LOC142092092 gene encoding feather keratin Cos2-3-like, giving the protein MSCYDQCLPCQPCGPTPLANSCNEPCVRQCQNSTVVIEPSPVVVTLPGPILSSYPQNTVVGSSTSAAVGSILSCDGVPINSGCCDLSGISSRYYGRRCPPC; this is encoded by the coding sequence ATGTCCTGCTACGACCAATGCCTGCCGTGCCAACCCTGCGGCccaaccccgctggccaacagctgcaatgagccctgtgtcaggcagtgccagaactccaccgttgtcatcgagccctcccccgtggtggtgaccctgcccggtcccatcctcagctcctacccgcagaacactgttgtgggatcctccacctccgctgctgttggcagcatcctcagctgtgatggagtgcccatcaactctgggtgctgtgacctctctggcatttccagccgctactatGGCAGAAGGTGTCCCCCCTGCTAG